The following proteins come from a genomic window of Bacilli bacterium:
- a CDS encoding trypsin-like peptidase domain-containing protein, producing the protein MGLWDDDFFSTKPVRSTLRGERFWGGYKTRGYRRRNHKALPPAFVFAAVLIVAAALIILLFKAIFGGASGASTEDRVVNAVHAVNSAVVSVVAQTNGDEEGLPAAGKSIGSGVIFEKSGGHAFVVTNAHVVENAKDTEVILINGEHTPAKIVGNDRISDLAVLEIGAKGVGKAAGFGNSAKLQAGQTAIAIGNPLGLAFSQTITVGVISSPSRVIPVSLDNDGTPDWEMEVIQTDAAINFGNSGGALIDLNGRVIGINTGKIAEFGVEGMGFAIPSNQVEPIARKLMRNGSLQRPFLGIYHQDLQAIRAGAETLKLPAKVKTGVVVLEATGPAKLAGMRTNDVIVAFDKTPINNSIELRKYLYEKKSVGDKLTVSFYRDGKLQKITVKLAEMKDE; encoded by the coding sequence ATGGGATTATGGGATGACGATTTCTTTTCGACGAAACCGGTCCGTTCGACATTGCGCGGTGAACGTTTTTGGGGCGGATATAAGACTCGCGGATACAGGCGGAGAAACCATAAAGCCTTGCCGCCCGCGTTTGTTTTCGCTGCGGTTTTGATTGTTGCGGCTGCGCTAATCATTTTGTTGTTCAAGGCGATTTTCGGCGGGGCATCCGGCGCCTCTACGGAAGATCGCGTCGTGAACGCCGTGCACGCGGTCAACTCGGCTGTGGTGAGCGTCGTGGCGCAGACAAATGGGGATGAAGAAGGTTTGCCCGCGGCAGGCAAGTCGATCGGTTCTGGCGTCATTTTCGAAAAATCAGGCGGTCACGCCTTTGTCGTTACGAACGCGCATGTCGTGGAAAATGCCAAAGATACGGAAGTGATTCTGATCAACGGCGAACATACGCCGGCGAAAATTGTCGGCAATGACCGCATATCCGATTTGGCTGTGTTGGAAATCGGCGCAAAAGGGGTCGGGAAAGCGGCCGGTTTTGGCAATTCCGCGAAGCTGCAGGCCGGACAAACGGCAATTGCGATCGGAAATCCGCTGGGGCTCGCCTTTTCGCAAACGATTACGGTGGGCGTCATCAGTTCGCCTTCCCGGGTTATTCCGGTGTCGTTGGACAACGATGGCACGCCCGATTGGGAGATGGAAGTCATTCAGACCGACGCGGCGATCAATTTCGGCAACAGCGGCGGCGCGTTGATCGACCTTAACGGCCGCGTAATCGGCATCAACACCGGGAAGATCGCCGAATTTGGCGTCGAGGGAATGGGTTTTGCCATACCGAGCAATCAGGTGGAGCCGATTGCCAGGAAGCTGATGCGTAACGGCAGTCTGCAACGGCCGTTCCTCGGTATTTATCATCAGGATTTGCAGGCGATTCGGGCGGGCGCGGAGACGCTGAAACTGCCGGCAAAAGTGAAGACAGGCGTAGTCGTCCTGGAGGCAACCGGCCCGGCGAAACTGGCGGGGATGCGCACAAACGATGTGATCGTCGCTTTCGACAAAACCCCGATCAACAATTCGATCGAACTGCGGAAATATTTGTACGAAAAAAAATCTGTCGGCGACAAGTTGACCGTATCCTTTTATCGGGACGGAAAGTTGCAGAAAATAACGGTAAAATTGGCGGAGATGAAAGACGAGTAG
- a CDS encoding helix-turn-helix domain-containing protein, whose translation MRLKIYTLFQPVQANGRVPSNKYVEITPSPKLAPYVSCYWFSEPVIGYREPDSFETFKALREESVDRVLPDGCSDIIFEHDLKENKYRTLFSGVFDEPFTISYDRNHPMRKFGVRFFPGGIHSLLGIPQQDFAKSHFDLDLVWTGMTKEIEDRLFEEPLIERKVRVMEDFLVSFMSTNTIADDHLINKLLYHIFVTEGKTSVKELAKREAISTRQMNRIFYRWIGISPKRFCEVVRFQSIVKDIQRSPSIVRCLAYKHGFFDQAHMMRDFKRFYGDSLSVAVREFGNMSDFYNT comes from the coding sequence TTGCGGTTGAAAATCTATACCCTTTTTCAGCCAGTACAAGCAAACGGTAGAGTACCATCAAATAAATATGTTGAAATCACACCTTCTCCGAAACTAGCTCCGTATGTGTCTTGTTATTGGTTTAGCGAACCGGTAATAGGATATCGGGAACCGGATTCTTTCGAAACATTCAAAGCTCTTCGAGAGGAAAGTGTCGATCGGGTACTTCCAGACGGATGCAGCGACATTATTTTTGAACATGATCTTAAGGAAAATAAATACAGGACATTGTTTTCTGGAGTTTTTGACGAGCCCTTTACAATTTCCTATGATCGGAATCACCCTATGCGGAAGTTCGGTGTACGATTTTTTCCAGGTGGAATTCATTCTTTGTTAGGCATACCACAACAAGATTTCGCTAAATCGCATTTTGATTTAGATTTGGTTTGGACGGGTATGACTAAAGAGATTGAAGATCGGTTATTCGAAGAACCACTGATCGAAAGAAAAGTGCGGGTCATGGAAGATTTTTTGGTTTCTTTCATGAGCACCAATACTATAGCAGACGATCACTTAATAAATAAGCTTCTGTATCACATTTTTGTGACCGAGGGAAAAACTAGCGTAAAGGAATTAGCCAAAAGAGAAGCGATAAGTACGCGTCAAATGAACCGCATCTTTTATCGATGGATCGGAATTAGTCCTAAGCGATTTTGTGAGGTTGTTAGGTTTCAAAGTATAGTTAAGGACATACAAAGATCACCGAGTATAGTCCGGTGCCTTGCCTATAAACATGGTTTTTTCGATCAAGCCCACATGATGCGAGATTTCAAACGGTTTTACGGTGACTCGTTGAGTGTTGCTGTAAGAGAGTTTGGAAATATGTCCGATTTTTACAATACATAG
- a CDS encoding VOC family protein: MKPRITVITLGVDDLNRSLTFYRDGLGFSTEGIVGTEFENGAVAFFDLEGGLKLAIFERNNLALDARVNQTQPNPAEFTLGHNVRNKEEVDRVMEEVKKAGATITVPAHDTFWGGYSGYFQDPDGHLWEVVWNPQWEIND; encoded by the coding sequence ATGAAACCACGAATTACGGTAATAACACTAGGCGTCGATGATTTGAACAGATCCTTGACATTCTATCGGGACGGTCTTGGGTTTTCGACAGAAGGAATTGTAGGCACAGAATTTGAAAATGGTGCCGTCGCCTTTTTCGACTTGGAGGGAGGCTTAAAACTTGCAATTTTCGAACGGAATAATCTTGCTCTTGATGCAAGGGTCAATCAAACCCAGCCTAACCCTGCCGAATTTACTCTAGGTCATAATGTAAGAAACAAGGAAGAAGTTGACAGGGTAATGGAAGAAGTTAAGAAGGCTGGTGCTACTATTACAGTTCCGGCACACGACACATTTTGGGGCGGTTATTCCGGATATTTCCAAGATCCTGATGGTCATTTGTGGGAAGTGGTTTGGAATCCTCAATGGGAAATCAATGATTAA
- the yycF gene encoding response regulator YycF, whose product MQGKILVVDDEQPIADILKFNLEKEGHQVICAFDGGTAVELAFSEQPDLILLDLMLPVKDGMDVCREVRQKLNTPIIMLTAKDSELDKVLGLEMGADDYVTKPFSMREILARVKAHLRRQTKTLQTRQEAATDQGIRIGSLLVDGEMYVVYKNGNPLDLTHREFELIQYLAKNSGKVMTREHLLQAVWGYEYLGDMRTVDVTIRRLREKIEDDPSRPDYIMTRRGLGYMMRNPKPGGL is encoded by the coding sequence GTGCAAGGGAAAATTTTGGTCGTTGACGACGAGCAACCTATCGCGGATATATTAAAATTTAATCTGGAAAAGGAAGGCCATCAAGTCATTTGCGCTTTTGACGGCGGCACGGCCGTTGAATTGGCTTTTTCCGAACAGCCCGATCTGATTTTGCTGGATTTGATGCTTCCGGTTAAAGACGGGATGGACGTATGCAGGGAAGTCAGGCAAAAACTGAACACGCCGATCATCATGCTGACCGCGAAAGACTCCGAACTTGATAAAGTGCTGGGTTTGGAAATGGGCGCCGACGATTATGTGACCAAACCGTTCAGCATGCGGGAGATTTTGGCGCGGGTAAAGGCGCATCTGCGCAGACAAACGAAAACGCTGCAAACCCGGCAAGAAGCGGCGACGGACCAGGGCATCCGGATCGGGAGCCTGCTGGTTGACGGGGAAATGTATGTTGTGTATAAAAACGGAAACCCGCTTGATTTGACGCACCGCGAGTTTGAATTGATCCAGTATTTGGCCAAAAACAGCGGCAAAGTGATGACTCGCGAGCACTTGCTGCAAGCCGTTTGGGGCTATGAATATCTTGGCGATATGCGCACCGTGGATGTCACGATTCGCCGGTTGCGCGAAAAAATTGAAGACGATCCGAGCCGTCCCGATTACATTATGACGAGAAGAGGCCTCGGCTATATGATGCGCAATCCGAAACCGGGAGGATTATAA
- the yycH gene encoding two-component system activity regulator YycH has translation MEKAKTVLLTVLVCTSLLQSYLLAYSTPHFESIKETQYIETKTFGTQEKIDNLIFPQRIILHFGGDKHTVLYPGMTFFEMIYNTLRKERTFEGLRLNNVLDYDWETIRKNDKGVEIRFDSGIPLNVLRGVLQIKGDALYDDDSIDNIWLDMTKNQEVHIFLFSQNTSSVYEAVNANISAKDIATFVGFGTHWAETGHSYHTLDGNVYLPDQDLQINRIRFTYTLITPEQMENSLFADPAITRNIREKDGTEIYTDGKRGMQIHLQQHWLVFSDSIAPLDSSHNAFDDLSSAVLFINQHGGWNGKYNLSSIRNNKDGAKEIVFYQYARSFPEYYPIVKTKDETYGFIRTVVQKGSVSDYERSLINLDQSTILTQVDTLIGGKKLDEMVKTFPYYGQLKSVFPAYRPELGDDDVSLVPAWAVEWNDGTLGWLQSVN, from the coding sequence ATGGAGAAAGCAAAAACCGTTCTGCTCACGGTTCTCGTTTGCACCAGTTTGCTGCAAAGTTATTTGCTGGCATACAGCACGCCGCATTTTGAGTCGATCAAAGAAACCCAATATATCGAAACGAAAACATTCGGCACGCAGGAGAAAATCGACAATCTGATTTTTCCGCAGCGGATCATCCTGCACTTTGGCGGCGATAAGCATACCGTTTTATATCCGGGCATGACTTTTTTTGAAATGATCTACAATACGTTGCGGAAAGAGCGGACCTTCGAAGGGCTCAGGCTGAACAACGTTCTGGATTACGATTGGGAAACGATCCGCAAAAACGACAAAGGTGTGGAAATCCGCTTTGACAGCGGCATTCCGTTGAACGTGCTGCGCGGGGTTTTGCAGATCAAAGGTGATGCACTGTACGATGACGACAGCATAGACAATATTTGGCTCGATATGACGAAAAACCAGGAAGTGCATATTTTCCTTTTCTCGCAAAATACGTCGTCCGTCTATGAGGCGGTAAACGCCAATATTTCCGCGAAAGATATCGCCACGTTTGTCGGCTTCGGAACGCATTGGGCCGAAACGGGGCATAGTTATCATACGCTTGACGGCAATGTTTATTTGCCTGATCAAGATTTGCAGATCAACCGTATTCGCTTTACGTATACGTTGATTACGCCGGAGCAAATGGAGAACAGTCTGTTCGCCGACCCGGCGATTACCCGCAATATTCGCGAGAAAGACGGGACGGAGATCTATACGGACGGCAAGCGCGGCATGCAGATCCACCTGCAGCAGCATTGGCTCGTTTTCTCCGACTCCATTGCGCCGCTAGACTCCAGCCACAACGCGTTTGACGATCTGTCCAGCGCCGTGCTGTTCATCAACCAGCATGGCGGCTGGAACGGCAAGTACAATTTAAGTTCCATCCGGAACAACAAAGATGGGGCGAAAGAGATTGTCTTTTATCAATATGCGCGGTCGTTCCCCGAGTATTATCCGATCGTCAAAACGAAAGATGAAACCTATGGCTTTATCCGCACCGTCGTGCAAAAAGGCTCGGTATCCGACTATGAGCGATCGTTAATCAATCTTGATCAATCGACGATTTTAACGCAGGTGGACACGCTGATCGGCGGCAAAAAACTCGATGAAATGGTTAAGACGTTTCCATACTATGGACAGCTCAAGTCGGTTTTTCCGGCATATCGTCCGGAGCTGGGCGATGATGACGTCAGTCTGGTTCCGGCATGGGCGGTCGAATGGAATGACGGTACGTTGGGCTGGCTGCAAAGCGTTAATTAA
- a CDS encoding MBL fold metallo-hydrolase, with amino-acid sequence MPLRFSILASGSTGNSMVVETEDAKILVDAGLSMKKIEHLLAERDTKAEELQGIFVTHEHSDHIKGLGAIARKYHLPVYANEKTWNELERDIGEIPGGQKIVIGTGETVAIGKLKVESYAISHDAADPVGYCFYADDYKLSLATDLGYMSQKVKEKLYDSDVLILEANHDVEMLRVGKYPWNVKRRILGDTGHLSNNAAGEGLSDIVSEKLKRVYLAHRSRDHNMLDLARMTVADMLAETGVQARYKRLKLMDTYFDRPTLWDSLAEY; translated from the coding sequence ATGCCTCTTAGATTCAGCATATTGGCAAGCGGTTCAACCGGCAACAGCATGGTTGTCGAAACGGAAGATGCGAAAATCCTGGTGGACGCCGGGTTAAGCATGAAAAAAATTGAGCATTTATTGGCGGAACGCGACACGAAAGCGGAAGAGCTGCAAGGCATTTTCGTTACGCATGAGCATTCCGACCATATCAAAGGTTTGGGCGCGATCGCCCGCAAGTATCATCTGCCTGTATATGCGAATGAAAAAACGTGGAACGAACTGGAGCGGGATATAGGCGAAATCCCAGGCGGCCAGAAAATTGTCATCGGCACCGGGGAGACTGTTGCGATCGGCAAACTGAAAGTGGAGTCTTACGCGATTTCCCATGATGCGGCCGATCCGGTCGGGTATTGTTTTTACGCCGATGATTACAAGCTGTCTTTGGCAACCGATTTGGGTTATATGAGCCAGAAGGTGAAGGAGAAGCTGTATGACTCGGACGTGCTGATTTTGGAAGCGAACCATGATGTGGAGATGCTGCGCGTCGGCAAATATCCGTGGAATGTCAAGCGCCGCATTTTGGGCGATACCGGGCATTTATCCAACAACGCCGCTGGCGAAGGACTAAGCGACATAGTTTCGGAAAAATTGAAGCGGGTATACTTGGCGCATCGGAGCAGAGACCACAACATGCTCGATTTGGCGCGAATGACCGTCGCCGACATGCTGGCGGAAACAGGCGTGCAGGCGCGTTACAAGCGGCTGAAGCTGATGGATACATATTTTGATCGTCCTACGTTGTGGGATTCGCTGGCGGAATATTAA
- a CDS encoding DUF3800 domain-containing protein has protein sequence MHIHTYTELVKCISAELDNSNSYAFVICDDGKPSEINNFCDALRNPANKRVYPDLQVKLSHDKNCNLIQLADMINFITSVHFRDVYGFPPRKRHQSQILDFYKRHLNHKIIKWEYT, from the coding sequence ATGCACATTCATACTTACACAGAACTTGTTAAATGTATTTCAGCCGAATTAGATAATTCTAATTCCTACGCTTTTGTAATTTGCGACGATGGGAAGCCGAGTGAAATAAATAATTTCTGTGACGCTTTAAGAAATCCTGCAAATAAAAGGGTCTACCCAGACCTTCAAGTAAAGCTTTCACATGACAAGAATTGTAATTTGATTCAATTAGCTGATATGATAAATTTCATCACTTCAGTCCACTTCCGCGATGTTTATGGTTTTCCGCCAAGAAAGAGACATCAGTCCCAAATTCTTGATTTTTATAAAAGACATTTGAACCATAAAATAATAAAATGGGAGTACACATAA
- the rlmH gene encoding 23S rRNA (pseudouridine(1915)-N(3))-methyltransferase RlmH yields the protein MHIQVVAVGKIKEAFIERGIAEYAKRLTPYTKLEIVEVPDDKAPENLSEAEEQAVKAKEGERILANVHPDAFMIALAIDGELWTSEQLSGKIDDLATYGTSRIAFVIGGSLGLSPEVLARADKKLSFGRLTFPHQIMRLILVEQIYRAFKIMRGEPYHR from the coding sequence ATGCACATCCAGGTTGTTGCGGTCGGCAAGATTAAAGAAGCGTTCATCGAGCGGGGCATCGCGGAGTACGCCAAGCGCCTTACGCCGTATACCAAGCTTGAGATTGTGGAAGTGCCGGATGATAAAGCGCCGGAGAACTTAAGCGAGGCGGAGGAGCAGGCGGTGAAGGCGAAAGAAGGCGAGCGCATTCTGGCCAATGTTCATCCCGACGCTTTTATGATCGCCCTTGCCATTGACGGCGAATTGTGGACCTCGGAGCAATTGTCCGGCAAAATAGACGACCTTGCCACTTACGGAACAAGCCGCATCGCGTTTGTCATCGGCGGCTCCCTCGGATTATCCCCGGAAGTGTTGGCCCGCGCCGACAAGAAACTCTCCTTCGGCAGATTGACGTTCCCGCACCAAATCATGCGCCTGATATTGGTCGAGCAGATCTACCGAGCGTTCAAGATCATGCGGGGGGAGCCGTATCATCGCTAA
- the yycI gene encoding two-component system regulatory protein YycI gives MEWSRAKTILIFAFLLLNLLLAYQLWIGSLDKGQAAANDVNFSEEIRQLMEERNIRIDAQIPKETPKLQEITVAFDRKFDPNIKIRLAQPFRSDLLFRDGGAAAELGRQVFAADAYQLDPADSDADHYVLHQTVDHYPMFEVNLELDTSQGMVVGYRQQYADILPGTADKAQKVLAATTAVGTLVENNYLPLDSVITDVRLGFHGQLFDSETQVLAPYWRVTTKRGEVFYVHAITGAVAAPQKEK, from the coding sequence GTGGAATGGAGCAGGGCTAAAACCATTTTAATATTCGCTTTTCTCCTGCTGAACCTTCTATTGGCGTACCAGCTATGGATCGGAAGTCTGGACAAAGGGCAGGCGGCGGCGAACGATGTGAATTTTTCCGAGGAAATTCGCCAGTTGATGGAGGAGCGAAATATTCGGATCGACGCGCAGATCCCGAAGGAGACGCCAAAGCTGCAGGAAATCACCGTTGCGTTCGACCGGAAATTTGACCCGAATATAAAAATCCGGTTGGCTCAGCCGTTTCGCAGCGATTTGTTATTTCGCGACGGGGGCGCGGCGGCCGAGCTTGGACGGCAAGTATTCGCCGCTGATGCGTATCAATTGGATCCCGCCGACAGCGACGCCGACCATTACGTGCTGCATCAGACCGTCGATCATTACCCGATGTTCGAAGTGAATTTGGAACTGGATACAAGCCAGGGCATGGTTGTCGGCTACCGGCAGCAATATGCCGATATTTTGCCCGGCACGGCTGATAAAGCGCAAAAAGTGCTGGCCGCGACAACGGCGGTAGGCACCTTGGTGGAAAACAATTATTTGCCGCTTGACTCGGTCATTACCGATGTTCGGTTAGGCTTTCACGGACAGTTGTTTGATTCGGAAACGCAGGTGTTGGCCCCATATTGGCGGGTTACGACGAAACGCGGCGAAGTCTTCTATGTGCACGCAATTACGGGAGCGGTTGCCGCTCCGCAGAAGGAGAAATAA
- a CDS encoding M23 family metallopeptidase, translated as MGIFKRKDAIKEAIRKAKLWTFTYKTHLLKGAIAVGFLTIVTISGNSYVQANTYEVFHVFVGDKEVGVVDDRQSVENFLAQKYNQIQAANPGIHMELKVDPVRFVSERAFKAKSDTEAALANLDRLIRPQATGVQIIVNNKVVAIVKDKETANHILETLKNRYIPAKNSMTVSTLAANSPQESTPVLKSVAFTQTVDLKQVDINPGELSEPQDVLRKLETGGVAPMKYTVQKGDCISCIAAKFDIDTQVIYDRNPWIVDDMIRPGDVLDITVYQPTLSVKTTETYTEQEEIQYVTNYKLDPTIRNGKVIIKSPGKNGLKEVTYLVTKINGQMIKEDLVGEKVLREPVPAFAIKGTKVIRGEGTGRFAWPIVGARMTSSFGKRWGTVHKGVDLVSSNRNIMAADNGKVIFAGARSSYGNLIIIDHLNGYQTYYAHLSKISVKTGEIVEKGDKIGVMGATGDATGVHLHFEVHVDGTAENPLKFLHW; from the coding sequence ATGGGGATCTTTAAGAGGAAAGATGCAATAAAAGAGGCGATTCGCAAGGCAAAGCTATGGACTTTCACCTATAAAACTCATCTTTTGAAAGGCGCTATAGCGGTTGGTTTCTTAACGATTGTAACCATTTCGGGAAATTCATATGTGCAAGCCAATACGTACGAAGTATTTCATGTTTTTGTCGGCGACAAAGAAGTTGGCGTAGTGGATGACCGGCAAAGCGTCGAGAATTTTCTGGCGCAAAAATACAACCAGATTCAGGCCGCCAATCCCGGCATACATATGGAGCTTAAGGTGGATCCGGTCCGTTTTGTGAGCGAAAGGGCTTTCAAAGCAAAAAGCGATACGGAAGCGGCGTTGGCCAACCTGGATCGCCTGATTCGGCCGCAGGCAACAGGCGTGCAAATCATAGTGAACAACAAGGTTGTGGCGATTGTTAAGGATAAAGAAACGGCGAATCACATTCTGGAAACGCTCAAAAACCGCTACATTCCGGCGAAAAACAGCATGACAGTATCCACGCTCGCGGCAAACTCCCCGCAGGAATCAACTCCCGTCCTGAAATCGGTCGCGTTCACGCAAACCGTAGACTTAAAGCAAGTCGACATCAATCCCGGCGAGCTTTCGGAACCCCAAGACGTTTTGCGGAAACTGGAAACCGGCGGCGTCGCCCCAATGAAATATACCGTGCAGAAGGGCGATTGCATTTCTTGCATCGCCGCCAAATTCGACATAGATACGCAAGTGATCTATGACCGCAACCCCTGGATCGTGGATGATATGATCAGACCCGGCGACGTGCTCGATATTACCGTATATCAGCCGACGCTAAGCGTCAAAACGACGGAAACCTACACGGAACAAGAGGAAATCCAATACGTTACGAATTACAAACTGGATCCTACGATCCGCAACGGCAAGGTGATTATCAAGAGCCCCGGGAAGAACGGCCTGAAAGAAGTTACGTATCTCGTCACGAAAATCAACGGGCAAATGATCAAAGAAGATTTGGTCGGGGAAAAGGTTTTGCGCGAACCGGTGCCCGCCTTTGCGATCAAAGGAACGAAAGTAATCCGCGGTGAAGGAACGGGGCGCTTTGCCTGGCCCATTGTGGGGGCAAGGATGACAAGCAGTTTCGGCAAACGCTGGGGCACAGTGCATAAAGGCGTCGATCTCGTCTCGAGCAACCGCAACATCATGGCTGCGGACAACGGCAAGGTCATATTTGCCGGAGCGAGATCCAGCTACGGAAATTTAATCATCATCGATCATCTGAATGGCTATCAAACCTATTACGCCCACTTGAGCAAAATATCCGTCAAGACAGGCGAAATTGTGGAAAAAGGCGACAAGATCGGCGTCATGGGCGCAACCGGCGACGCGACCGGCGTCCATCTCCATTTTGAAGTGCATGTTGACGGCACGGCGGAAAATCCGTTGAAATTTTTGCATTGGTGA
- the walK gene encoding cell wall metabolism sensor histidine kinase WalK, whose protein sequence is MQQVRFFQTIQVRLIIIYVLLILIAMQLIGVYFVKTLESTFENTFSQSLNNQVELLTKFVEPYLTANQNGNGTVYSDREDLDSVVKNLNTIGKAEIQIIDSNGIILSTTSLKNRGLVGQKTTRTEVSRALQGIRVDAGTIVDSAGIRYKVIAMPIGGGGKVIGAVYMVASMEDLFDRIKAINSILVSGTLIALVLTVFLGIILAHTITNPIKEITRQATAMAEGDFKRRVKVVGHDEIGQLGEAFNHMTSRLNEALSQNEEEKEKLSSILANMSDGVIATDDVGKVIVANERARQMLKLQEKDLMGVDIADALGMFKEQIGKYVLGNEKTTLIELKQKKGEEPLKVRVTFTPIRRRGRGITGTIAVLQDVTEQEKLEESRKEFVANVSHELRTPLTTIKSYLEALEDGALEDETLARRFIRVASNETERMTRLVTDLLHLSRLDSRQAVLHMESTSIPDMLEEVADRFSFQLRQKSIECILNIDERLPKVMLDPDQIDQVLDNLLSNAIKYTPDEGIIEIGAAYADNDHVAISVADTGIGIPKKDLGKIFDRFYRVDKARSRSMGGTGLGLSIAREIIRAHGGTITIESDEHEGSKVTFVLPIRREGKDAV, encoded by the coding sequence ATGCAGCAGGTCCGCTTTTTTCAGACTATACAGGTTCGCCTGATCATCATTTATGTCCTCTTGATCCTGATTGCAATGCAGTTGATCGGCGTCTATTTCGTCAAGACGTTGGAGAGCACTTTCGAGAACACGTTCTCCCAATCGCTAAACAATCAGGTCGAACTGCTCACCAAGTTTGTTGAACCTTATTTGACCGCCAATCAGAATGGCAACGGCACGGTGTACAGCGATCGGGAAGACCTCGACTCCGTGGTCAAAAATTTGAACACGATCGGAAAAGCGGAAATTCAGATTATCGATTCAAACGGTATCATTTTAAGTACGACTTCCTTGAAGAACCGCGGCCTCGTCGGGCAAAAAACAACGCGAACCGAGGTCAGCCGGGCTTTGCAAGGCATCCGCGTGGATGCGGGAACGATCGTTGATTCCGCCGGGATCCGCTATAAAGTGATCGCGATGCCGATCGGCGGCGGCGGCAAAGTGATTGGCGCCGTCTACATGGTTGCCTCGATGGAGGATTTGTTCGACCGCATTAAAGCGATTAACAGTATTTTGGTTTCGGGCACCCTCATTGCGCTTGTTTTGACCGTGTTTTTGGGTATCATTCTGGCGCACACCATCACAAACCCGATTAAAGAGATCACGCGGCAGGCTACGGCGATGGCGGAAGGCGACTTCAAGCGCCGGGTGAAAGTCGTGGGACACGACGAAATCGGGCAGTTGGGCGAAGCGTTCAACCATATGACGAGCCGGCTGAATGAAGCGCTTTCGCAGAATGAGGAAGAAAAGGAAAAGCTCTCGTCGATTTTGGCCAATATGAGCGACGGCGTCATTGCGACCGACGATGTCGGCAAAGTAATCGTTGCGAACGAGCGGGCCAGGCAAATGCTGAAACTGCAGGAAAAAGACTTGATGGGCGTCGACATTGCCGACGCGCTCGGCATGTTCAAGGAACAAATCGGCAAATACGTGCTGGGCAATGAGAAAACGACGCTGATCGAACTGAAGCAAAAAAAGGGCGAAGAACCGCTAAAGGTGCGCGTTACGTTTACGCCGATCCGCCGCCGGGGGCGCGGCATAACGGGAACGATCGCGGTGTTGCAGGATGTGACCGAACAGGAGAAGCTGGAAGAATCGCGCAAAGAATTCGTCGCCAACGTGTCCCATGAACTGCGCACGCCGCTTACCACGATTAAAAGCTATCTCGAAGCGCTGGAAGACGGCGCGCTAGAAGATGAAACGCTGGCGCGCCGCTTTATCCGCGTAGCCAGCAACGAGACCGAACGGATGACCCGCCTGGTGACGGACTTGCTGCATTTGTCCAGGCTGGACTCCAGGCAAGCGGTTTTGCACATGGAATCAACTTCCATACCGGATATGCTGGAAGAGGTGGCGGACCGCTTTTCTTTTCAATTAAGACAAAAATCTATCGAATGCATCTTGAATATAGACGAACGTTTGCCAAAAGTGATGCTCGACCCGGATCAGATCGATCAGGTATTGGACAATTTGCTGTCGAACGCGATCAAATATACGCCTGACGAAGGGATCATCGAGATCGGCGCGGCCTATGCCGACAACGACCATGTGGCGATTTCCGTGGCGGATACCGGAATCGGCATTCCCAAGAAGGACCTGGGAAAAATCTTCGACCGGTTTTACCGGGTTGATAAAGCCAGATCGCGCAGTATGGGCGGCACCGGCTTGGGGCTGTCTATTGCCCGGGAAATCATTCGCGCTCATGGCGGGACGATCACGATCGAATCGGACGAGCACGAAGGTTCCAAAGTCACATTCGTATTGCCGATTCGGCGCGAAGGGAAGGATGCGGTGTGA